The genomic window GAAGAAGCAGCGTGGTGGTGAGTAGCCAGTCCCACGGGTGGGGGACCGGGAGTGGCAGGAAGGTCAGGGCGAGCACGGTCAGCACGAACAGCTGCAGCCACCGGGTCTGATGGCGGGCGACGGCGCGTTTCATCGGCGGGCTCCCAACAAGGTCGTCAGCAGGGGGATGACGCGGGCGGCGGGCACCTCGTAGCGCCCGCTGCCGAGGGCGTGCAGCCAACCGGCGGCGACCAGTTGGCGCAGGTGGTGGTAGACCTGCCCGCTGGTGCCGATGCCGTCGAGCTGGGTGAGGTCGGCGGCGGTGCGGGTGCCGCGGAGCACCTCCTGCAGCAGGCGGATGCGGGCCGGGTGGGCGAGCGCGGTCAGAGCGGGGACGTGCTGTGACCAGTCGCCGTCGAGGAGTTCGGCGGTGCCGGCGCTCTCCTG from Actinoplanes derwentensis includes these protein-coding regions:
- a CDS encoding winged helix-turn-helix domain-containing protein, which translates into the protein MSDTDRLAALEARVAALEARGTPDPAVFWALEGLLDRVETPGAVMITGHVTLPDERVARWQESAGTAELLDGDWSQHVPALTALAHPARIRLLQEVLRGTRTAADLTQLDGIGTSGQVYHHLRQLVAAGWLHALGSGRYEVPAARVIPLLTTLLGARR